A region of Streptomyces sp. WMMC500 DNA encodes the following proteins:
- the dnaN gene encoding DNA polymerase III subunit beta has translation MKIRVERDVLAEAVAWAARSLPARPPAPVLAGLLLKADGADGGTLSLSGFDYEVSARVSVEADVEEDGTVLVSGRLLADISRALPNRPVEISTDGVRVSVVCGSSRFTLHTLPVEEYPALPEMPTATGTVSGEVFASAVAQVAIAAGRDDTLPVLTGVRIEIEGDTVTLASTDRYRFAVREFLWKPETADASSVALVPAKTLLDTAKSLTSGDIVTLALSGAGAGEGLIGFEGAGRRTTTRLIEGDLPKYRTLFPTEFNSVAVIETPPFVEAVKRVALVAERNTPVRLSFEQGVLTLEAGSSDDAQAVERVEAQLEGDDISIAFNPLFLLDGLSAIDSPVAQLSFTTSTKPALLSGRPALDAEADEAYKYLIMPVRLSG, from the coding sequence GTGAAGATCCGGGTGGAGCGCGACGTACTCGCGGAGGCAGTGGCGTGGGCAGCGCGCAGCCTCCCGGCCCGGCCGCCCGCGCCGGTGCTCGCCGGACTGCTGCTGAAGGCCGACGGCGCGGACGGCGGGACGCTCAGCCTCTCCGGCTTCGACTACGAGGTCTCGGCCCGCGTCTCCGTGGAGGCGGACGTGGAGGAGGACGGCACGGTCCTCGTCTCCGGGCGGCTGCTCGCCGACATCTCCCGTGCACTTCCCAACAGGCCTGTGGAGATCTCCACCGACGGCGTGCGGGTCAGCGTGGTCTGCGGCTCCTCGCGGTTCACCCTCCACACCCTGCCTGTGGAGGAGTATCCGGCGCTGCCGGAGATGCCGACCGCGACCGGCACGGTCTCCGGCGAGGTCTTCGCCTCCGCCGTCGCGCAGGTGGCCATCGCCGCCGGCCGGGACGACACCCTGCCGGTGCTCACGGGCGTGCGCATCGAGATCGAGGGCGACACGGTCACGCTGGCCTCGACGGACCGGTACCGGTTCGCGGTCCGGGAGTTCCTGTGGAAGCCGGAGACCGCCGACGCCTCTTCGGTGGCGCTCGTCCCCGCCAAGACGTTGCTGGACACGGCCAAGTCGCTGACCAGCGGCGACATCGTGACTCTCGCGCTGTCGGGCGCCGGTGCCGGCGAGGGCCTGATCGGGTTCGAGGGCGCCGGGCGGCGCACGACGACGCGGCTGATCGAGGGCGACCTGCCGAAGTACCGCACGCTCTTCCCCACCGAGTTCAACTCGGTGGCGGTCATCGAGACCCCGCCGTTCGTCGAGGCCGTCAAGCGCGTGGCGCTGGTGGCCGAGCGGAACACGCCGGTGCGGCTGAGCTTCGAGCAGGGCGTGCTGACGCTGGAGGCCGGGTCGAGCGACGACGCACAGGCTGTGGAAAGGGTGGAAGCGCAGCTCGAGGGCGACGACATCTCGATCGCCTTCAACCCCCTTTTCCTGCTCGACGGGCTCAGCGCGATCGACTCGCCCGTGGCGCAGCTCTCGTTCACGACGTCGACGAAGCCGGCGCTGCTCAGCGGCAGGCCCGCGCTCGACGCCGAGGCGGACGAGGCGTACAAGTACCTGATCATGCCCGTGCGGCTGAGCGGCTGA
- the rpmH gene encoding 50S ribosomal protein L34 yields the protein MSKRTFQPNNRKRAKTHGFRLRMRTRAGRAIITARRTKGRARLSA from the coding sequence GTGAGCAAGCGCACTTTCCAGCCGAACAACCGCAAGCGTGCCAAGACGCACGGCTTCCGGCTGCGTATGCGTACCCGCGCCGGCCGTGCCATCATCACGGCCCGTCGCACCAAGGGTCGCGCACGCCTGTCCGCCTGA
- the yidD gene encoding membrane protein insertion efficiency factor YidD: protein MKYPLLWLIKLYQWTISPLLGPVCKYYPSCSHYGYEAIRLHGALKGTALTAWRILRCNPWSLGGVDHVPPRKRPVWHQRLRSRLGKTQPNAQGA, encoded by the coding sequence ATGAAGTATCCACTGCTCTGGTTGATCAAGCTGTACCAGTGGACCATCAGCCCGCTGCTGGGGCCGGTCTGCAAGTACTACCCGTCGTGTTCGCACTACGGCTATGAGGCGATCCGGCTGCACGGCGCGCTGAAGGGTACTGCCCTGACGGCGTGGCGCATCCTGCGCTGCAACCCGTGGTCGCTCGGCGGAGTCGATCATGTACCGCCTCGTAAGCGTCCGGTCTGGCACCAGCGGCTGCGCAGCCGGCTGGGCAAGACGCAGCCCAACGCCCAAGGAGCCTGA
- the gnd gene encoding phosphogluconate dehydrogenase (NAD(+)-dependent, decarboxylating) — protein sequence MELGLVGLGRMGGNMRERIRRAGHTVVGYDQDPDKADVHSLRALVDALPAPRVVWVMVPAGAATQSTVDELAELLEPGDVLVDGGNSRWTDDEKHAEELAAKGVGFVDCGVSGGVWGLENGYALMYGGDAEHVARVQPVFDALKPEGELGAVHAGKVGAGHFAKMVHNGIEYAMMQAFAEGWELLDAADSVTDVREVFRSWQAGTVIRSWLLDLAVRALDEDEHLAKLRGYADDSGEGRWTVEAAIDNAVPLPAITAALFARFASRQDDSPQMKMIAALRNQFGGHAVKEEM from the coding sequence ATGGAGCTCGGTCTTGTGGGTCTCGGCCGGATGGGCGGGAACATGCGTGAGCGCATCCGGCGCGCGGGCCACACCGTCGTGGGGTACGACCAGGACCCGGACAAGGCCGATGTCCACAGCCTGCGGGCTCTTGTGGACGCACTGCCCGCCCCGCGCGTGGTGTGGGTGATGGTGCCCGCGGGTGCGGCCACGCAGTCGACCGTCGACGAGCTGGCGGAGCTGCTCGAACCCGGCGACGTCCTCGTGGACGGCGGCAACTCGCGCTGGACGGATGACGAGAAGCACGCCGAGGAGCTGGCCGCGAAGGGCGTCGGCTTCGTGGACTGCGGCGTCTCCGGGGGCGTGTGGGGGCTGGAGAACGGCTATGCGCTGATGTACGGCGGGGACGCCGAGCACGTGGCGCGGGTGCAGCCGGTCTTCGACGCGCTGAAGCCGGAGGGCGAACTGGGCGCCGTCCACGCCGGCAAGGTCGGCGCGGGCCACTTCGCGAAGATGGTCCACAACGGCATCGAGTACGCGATGATGCAGGCCTTCGCCGAGGGCTGGGAGCTGCTGGACGCCGCGGACTCGGTCACCGACGTGCGCGAGGTCTTCCGCTCGTGGCAGGCGGGCACGGTCATCCGCTCCTGGCTGCTGGACCTGGCGGTCCGGGCGCTGGACGAGGACGAGCACCTGGCCAAGCTCCGCGGGTACGCGGACGACTCCGGCGAGGGCCGGTGGACGGTGGAGGCGGCGATCGACAACGCGGTGCCGCTGCCGGCGATAACGGCCGCGCTCTTCGCCCGGTTCGCCTCGCGCCAGGACGACTCGCCGCAGATGAAGATGATCGCCGCGCTGCGGAACCAGTTCGGCGGCCACGCGGTCAAGGAGGAGATGTAG
- the yidC gene encoding membrane protein insertase YidC, protein MDTILGPLYTAVSWIIVQFHSLFSLVFPEDSGWAWGLSIVALVVVIRVALIPLFVKQIKATRNMQVLQPKMKAIQERYKNDKQRQSEEMMKLYRETGTNPLSSCLPILAQSPFFLALFQVLNKIAGNHEVGVLNATQVEQAREAHVFGAPIAAKFMDSASKVESLGATLADVRVVTVIMIVLMSGSQFYTQRQLMTKNVDLTVKTPFMQQQKMLMYIFPLMFAVFGINFPVGVLIYWLTTNVWSMGQQMYVIKRNPTPGSKSYAHLLERMQKHVIAHSGVRGRRDRYVVKQMVAKGKDRNEDERKFVSALAKHDLLPQADGTVIKSETPLADAKPGGGEPGRRQQPKRQSKSQRRSHAQSGGSGQRQEGEGEDEAAEPEDKKPASSAAKKKAGGSSGRGGSGGNARNAKSGQRKGPQRPKHPSKK, encoded by the coding sequence GTGGACACGATCCTCGGTCCTCTGTATACGGCAGTTTCCTGGATCATCGTCCAGTTCCACTCGCTGTTCAGCCTCGTGTTCCCCGAGGACAGCGGATGGGCCTGGGGTCTGTCCATCGTCGCGCTGGTGGTTGTGATCCGCGTCGCCCTGATCCCGCTCTTCGTGAAGCAGATCAAGGCGACCCGGAACATGCAGGTGCTGCAGCCGAAGATGAAGGCGATCCAGGAGCGCTACAAGAACGACAAGCAGCGCCAGTCCGAGGAGATGATGAAGCTGTACCGGGAGACGGGTACCAACCCGCTCTCGAGCTGTCTTCCCATCCTCGCCCAGTCCCCCTTCTTCCTGGCCCTCTTCCAGGTGCTGAACAAGATCGCCGGTAACCACGAGGTCGGCGTTCTCAACGCGACGCAGGTCGAGCAGGCCCGTGAGGCCCACGTCTTCGGCGCCCCGATCGCCGCGAAGTTCATGGACAGCGCGAGCAAGGTGGAGAGCCTCGGCGCCACGCTCGCCGACGTGCGGGTCGTCACCGTCATCATGATCGTCCTGATGTCGGGGTCGCAGTTCTACACACAGCGCCAGTTGATGACGAAGAACGTCGACCTGACGGTCAAGACGCCGTTCATGCAGCAGCAGAAGATGCTGATGTACATCTTCCCGCTCATGTTCGCCGTCTTCGGCATCAACTTCCCCGTCGGCGTCCTGATCTACTGGCTCACGACCAACGTGTGGTCCATGGGCCAGCAGATGTACGTGATCAAGCGGAACCCCACCCCGGGCAGCAAGTCCTACGCGCACCTGCTGGAGCGCATGCAGAAGCACGTCATCGCCCACAGCGGCGTGCGCGGCCGGCGCGACCGCTACGTCGTCAAGCAGATGGTCGCCAAGGGCAAGGACCGCAACGAGGACGAGCGGAAGTTCGTCTCGGCGCTGGCCAAGCATGATCTGCTGCCGCAGGCGGACGGCACCGTGATCAAGAGCGAGACGCCGCTGGCGGACGCCAAGCCCGGCGGCGGCGAGCCGGGCCGGCGGCAGCAGCCGAAGCGGCAGTCGAAGTCCCAGCGCCGCAGCCACGCCCAGTCCGGCGGCTCCGGCCAGCGGCAGGAGGGCGAGGGCGAGGACGAAGCCGCGGAGCCCGAGGACAAGAAGCCCGCGTCGAGCGCCGCGAAGAAGAAGGCGGGCGGCTCATCCGGCCGCGGCGGTTCGGGCGGTAACGCCCGTAACGCGAAGTCCGGTCAGCGTAAGGGGCCCCAGCGGCCCAAGCACCCGTCGAAGAAGTAA
- the rnpA gene encoding ribonuclease P protein component, with translation MLPAEHRLRRREDFARAVRRGRRAGRPLLVVHLNSGGDPHAAGEDASPPRAGFVVSRAVGPAVARNLVKRRLRHLLRDRMDLLPAGSLVVVRALPGAAEAGFDRLRDDLDAALGRLLGRAPR, from the coding sequence GTGCTGCCCGCTGAGCACCGGCTGCGGCGGCGCGAGGACTTCGCCCGAGCGGTACGCCGCGGACGACGGGCCGGCCGCCCGCTGCTCGTCGTCCATCTGAACAGCGGCGGTGACCCGCATGCCGCCGGGGAGGACGCCTCCCCGCCGCGTGCGGGTTTCGTCGTCAGCAGGGCCGTCGGACCGGCGGTCGCGCGCAACCTCGTCAAGCGTCGCCTGCGTCATCTCCTACGGGATCGGATGGATCTGCTGCCCGCAGGTAGCCTGGTGGTCGTACGGGCGCTGCCCGGCGCCGCGGAGGCCGGTTTCGACCGGCTGCGCGATGACCTGGACGCAGCGCTGGGGCGGTTGCTGGGAAGGGCGCCGCGATGA
- the rsmG gene encoding 16S rRNA (guanine(527)-N(7))-methyltransferase RsmG: MSDVADLPPVPEAAHKVFGAVLPDAVRYAELLADTAVTRGLIGPREVPRLWERHLLNCAVLAEVVPDGVAVCDVGSGAGLPGIPLALVRPDLRITLLEPLLRRTRFLQEVTELLGLEQQVTVVRGRAEEVLGTLEPVHVVTARAVAPLDRLAGWGVPLLRPYGEMLALKGESAEEELRASKAALHKLGVTETEIVQVGAEVVDPPATVVRAVVGESPGGVRFAAKRARAARKGGRGGHGRRR; encoded by the coding sequence GTGTCCGATGTTGCGGATCTCCCGCCGGTGCCGGAGGCCGCCCACAAGGTGTTCGGCGCTGTCCTTCCGGACGCGGTGCGCTACGCCGAGCTGCTGGCCGACACGGCGGTCACGCGCGGGCTGATCGGCCCGCGGGAGGTCCCCCGCCTCTGGGAGCGGCACCTGCTGAACTGCGCGGTGCTCGCCGAGGTGGTGCCCGACGGCGTCGCGGTCTGCGACGTCGGCTCGGGCGCCGGGCTGCCCGGCATCCCGCTGGCGCTCGTCCGTCCCGACCTGCGGATCACGCTGCTCGAACCGCTGCTGCGGCGGACCCGGTTTCTGCAGGAGGTGACCGAGCTGCTGGGGCTGGAGCAGCAGGTGACCGTCGTCCGCGGCCGGGCCGAGGAGGTCCTCGGCACGCTGGAGCCCGTCCATGTGGTCACCGCGCGGGCGGTGGCCCCGCTGGACCGGCTGGCCGGCTGGGGCGTTCCGCTGCTGCGCCCGTACGGGGAGATGCTGGCGCTCAAGGGCGAGAGCGCCGAGGAGGAGCTCCGCGCCTCGAAGGCCGCGCTGCACAAGCTCGGCGTCACGGAGACCGAGATCGTCCAGGTCGGAGCCGAGGTGGTGGACCCGCCGGCGACCGTGGTGCGGGCCGTGGTGGGCGAGAGCCCGGGAGGCGTGCGCTTCGCCGCCAAGCGGGCCCGGGCCGCTCGGAAGGGCGGTCGCGGCGGGCACGGCCGACGCCGTTAG
- the dnaA gene encoding chromosomal replication initiator protein DnaA, whose protein sequence is MADLPADLAAVWPRVLERLLADDQGIEAKDHRWLRDCQPLVLVAGTAVLAVPNEYAKGVFEGRLASKITDALSHACHQPIGLAVTVSPGEPESKAPQQAPPPQSGPEPGAPGAHVPHPPQGPQPPAHEQTGHPGAPQLPLPHTVAQPTHQSHQSHQGHQSHHAPHQSHGGPLPETPYDAYSRQAPGDDRLPTAAPTYPEYAQPRPAPAAWPRADHHPGPPGAQPDGAGGTDGTDFYAAHDHLAQRPAHDRYAPPGGHNGGHTAGHPGAHGPSGAPIPPLVQAMGNVELPAPSGAPGPLAAQPAPATGPGEPTARLNPKYLFDTFVIGASNRFAHAAAVAVAEAPAKAYNPLFIYGESGLGKTHLLHAIGHYARSLYPGTRVRYVSSEEFTNEFINSIRDGKADTFRKRYRDMDILLVDDVQFLASKESTQEEFFHTFNTLHNANKQIVLSSDRPPKQLITLEDRLRNRFEWGLITDVQPPELETRIAILRKKAVQEQLNAPPEVLEFIASRISRNIRELEGALIRVTAFASLNRQPVDLGLTEIVLKDLIPGGENAAPEITAAAIMAATADYFGLTVEDLCGSSRSRVLVTARQIAMYLCRELTDLSLPKIGAQFGNRDHTTVMHADRKIRALMAERRSIYNQVTELTNRIKNS, encoded by the coding sequence GTGGCCGACCTGCCTGCCGATCTCGCTGCAGTCTGGCCACGCGTGCTCGAGCGGCTTCTCGCGGACGACCAGGGCATCGAGGCCAAGGACCACCGGTGGCTGCGCGACTGCCAGCCCCTCGTCCTCGTCGCCGGCACCGCCGTGCTGGCCGTGCCCAACGAGTACGCGAAGGGCGTCTTCGAGGGCCGCCTCGCCTCCAAGATCACCGACGCGCTGAGCCACGCCTGCCACCAGCCCATCGGCCTGGCGGTCACCGTCAGCCCCGGCGAGCCGGAGTCGAAGGCGCCGCAGCAGGCCCCGCCGCCGCAGTCCGGCCCCGAACCCGGCGCGCCCGGTGCGCACGTGCCCCACCCCCCGCAGGGTCCGCAGCCGCCGGCGCACGAGCAGACCGGGCACCCCGGCGCCCCGCAGCTCCCGCTGCCCCACACCGTCGCGCAGCCCACGCACCAGAGCCACCAGAGCCACCAGGGTCACCAGAGCCACCACGCGCCGCACCAGAGCCACGGCGGGCCCCTGCCGGAGACGCCGTACGACGCCTACAGCCGCCAGGCGCCCGGCGACGACCGCCTCCCCACCGCCGCACCGACCTACCCCGAGTACGCCCAGCCGCGCCCGGCGCCGGCCGCCTGGCCCCGCGCCGACCACCACCCGGGTCCGCCCGGCGCCCAGCCGGACGGCGCGGGCGGCACCGACGGCACGGACTTCTACGCGGCCCACGACCACCTCGCGCAGCGCCCGGCCCACGACAGGTACGCCCCTCCCGGGGGCCACAACGGCGGGCACACGGCGGGCCACCCCGGGGCCCACGGCCCCTCCGGCGCCCCGATCCCGCCGCTGGTGCAGGCCATGGGGAACGTCGAGCTGCCCGCCCCCAGCGGCGCGCCCGGCCCGCTCGCCGCCCAGCCGGCCCCGGCCACCGGACCCGGTGAGCCGACCGCGCGGCTGAACCCGAAGTACCTCTTCGACACCTTCGTCATCGGCGCCTCCAACCGCTTCGCGCACGCCGCGGCGGTCGCGGTCGCCGAGGCCCCCGCCAAGGCGTACAACCCGCTGTTCATCTACGGCGAGTCCGGCCTGGGCAAGACGCACCTGCTGCACGCCATCGGCCACTACGCCCGCAGCCTCTACCCCGGCACCCGGGTGCGCTACGTGAGCTCCGAGGAGTTCACCAACGAGTTCATCAACTCCATCCGCGACGGCAAGGCGGACACGTTCCGCAAGCGCTACCGCGACATGGACATCCTCCTGGTCGACGACGTCCAGTTCCTGGCGAGCAAGGAGTCGACGCAGGAGGAGTTCTTCCACACCTTCAACACGCTGCACAACGCGAACAAGCAGATCGTGCTCTCCAGCGACCGGCCGCCCAAGCAACTGATCACCCTGGAGGACCGGCTCCGCAACCGCTTCGAGTGGGGTCTGATCACCGACGTGCAGCCGCCGGAGCTGGAGACCCGGATCGCGATCCTGCGCAAGAAGGCGGTCCAGGAGCAGTTGAACGCGCCGCCGGAGGTGCTGGAGTTCATCGCCTCCCGGATCTCCCGCAACATCCGCGAGCTCGAAGGCGCCCTGATCCGGGTCACCGCCTTCGCCTCGCTCAACCGGCAGCCGGTGGACCTCGGGCTCACCGAGATCGTGCTGAAGGACCTCATCCCCGGCGGCGAGAACGCCGCACCGGAGATCACCGCGGCCGCGATCATGGCCGCCACCGCCGACTACTTCGGGCTGACGGTGGAGGACCTCTGCGGCTCCTCCCGCAGCCGCGTGCTGGTCACCGCGCGCCAGATCGCCATGTACCTGTGCCGGGAGCTGACGGACCTCTCCCTGCCGAAGATCGGCGCCCAGTTCGGCAACCGGGACCACACCACCGTCATGCACGCGGACCGCAAGATCCGGGCGCTGATGGCCGAGCGGCGCTCGATCTACAACCAGGTCACCGAGCTGACCAACCGCATCAAGAACAGCTAG
- a CDS encoding R3H domain-containing nucleic acid-binding protein has translation METQAEQTEATAEDVLTRLEQEGEIAADYLEELLDIADLDGDIDMDVEGGRASVSIIGEGASDRHLQKLVGRDGEVLEALQELTRLAVHRETGDRSRLMLDIAGFRARKREELTELGTEAVERVKESGEPEKLRPMSPFERKVVHDAVKAAGLRSESEGEEPERRVVVLPA, from the coding sequence ATGGAGACCCAGGCCGAGCAGACCGAGGCCACGGCCGAGGACGTCCTGACGCGCCTGGAGCAGGAAGGCGAGATCGCCGCCGACTATCTGGAGGAGCTGCTCGACATCGCGGACCTCGACGGCGACATCGACATGGACGTCGAGGGCGGCCGGGCCTCGGTGTCGATCATCGGCGAAGGGGCGTCGGACCGCCATTTGCAGAAGCTCGTGGGGCGCGACGGCGAGGTGCTGGAGGCACTGCAGGAGCTGACACGGCTGGCAGTGCACCGGGAGACGGGCGACCGCAGCCGGCTGATGCTGGACATCGCGGGGTTCCGGGCGCGCAAGCGGGAGGAGCTGACCGAGCTGGGCACCGAGGCCGTGGAGCGGGTGAAGGAGAGTGGCGAGCCGGAGAAGCTGCGGCCGATGTCCCCGTTCGAGCGCAAGGTGGTGCACGACGCGGTGAAGGCCGCGGGGCTGCGCAGCGAGTCTGAGGGCGAGGAGCCCGAGCGGCGCGTGGTCGTGCTCCCGGCCTGA